CGATGGATGGTCAACAAACTGGGAAGTATCACGAACTAACCGGTGTGAAATTTATGGAACATGTGGTCCTTTGGAGTTTGCAACACGTTTAGTTCACCTTTATGCAGCTGCTTAAAAGGGTTTAAACCAAGGTCAGATGAAGAGTGGAACAGAGGAAACTGGACCGGAGGGTGCGTtcggaaaatggaattgaattgTCAGAAATACCACATGCAGCAGCTATGACGACTGTGGAAAAAGACGTGTTCTGGCAAATGAAACATATGAAATTGCCTGATTCTGCTGATTATTTGTCAAAGATAGCTGATGCAGAAGGATGTCGAAGTTGGTGCCTGGGAAACTGCTCGTGCTTGGCCTTTTCTTATGTCGATGCTGTAGGATGTCTGGCTTGGTGTAAAAACCTCATAGATACTCAGCAATTCTCTAGAGAAGGCAAAGATCTATTTATTCGACTTGTGGATGTGGACAAAGGTTGGAAAGGTTGAATTAATTTGCGTTTAATCTTGCACTGCCTGTGGTTCTTGTAATGTATTTTCCCAGTTCAGGTGTACCTACGAAGACAAAACTCATCATCAGCCTAAGTACTATTTCTGGCATCATGCTATTTGGAGCTGGCATTTCAGTGTGTGGTCTTTTCAAGTGGAGAGGTAATAAAAGACGTGCAGTTTATGGCTGTTTTAAGTGTGATTTCATGTTAACCGAGACGTAAGAATCTTGTATCATTGGTAAAGCAATGGCTTCAGAAGCTTGGCAATCACTACAATAGAAACACTGTTGCTTCTCATGTTCTCACGCTTATTATCAGtcgtttttgttttgtttgtaatATTACAgggaaatttaggaaaatgacaatccCAAGGGTCCTTAATTCAAAGGCCACAGCCAACAGATCAGAGGAATTGCTGAGGGAAACTGCATGGAAAGGGCAAATGAAGCAAGGTGATGCGTCGGAATTAATGGTTTATGATTTGGACAGCATACTCCTTGCAACAAACAACTTCAACATGAAGAACAAACTCGGGCAGGGAGGGTTTGGCCCTGTTTATAAGGTAAAGAAAAAGCCTTTGCCGCCTTTGCCGAGGGAAATCCAGAGATTATCCAAGATCTGATAGTTATGTTCGTTTGAAAACAGGGAAAGCTGAACGATGGTAAGGACATAGCTATGAAAAGACTTTCGAGCAGCTCAGGCCAAGGCATTGCAGAGTTCAAGAATGAGATCCTCCtgatatccaaacttcaacaccGAAATCTGGTGAGACTTGTTGCTTACTGCactgaaggagaagaaaagatacTAGTGTATGAGTACTTGCCGAACAGGAGCTTGGACGCCTTTCTTTTCGGTTTGTCTCACTCTCTGAAGAACTTATTTCTGCTTTCAACAAAATACGGTACTGAAACTAGATATTGTTTCTGTTTACCACCTTGTTTAGATTCAAAAGAGAAGGCAAAACTCAGCTGGGGCATCCGCTTCCACATTATCCAGGGCATTGCAAGAGGGCTGCTCTACCTCCACCGCGATTCATGCCTCAGGGTCATACATCGAGATTTGAAAGTGAGCAACATTCTCTTGGACGAAAAAATGAATCccaagatttcagattttgggcTAGCGCGGATGTTTGAAGGCACTCAAGTTTTCGTAAATACTCACAAAGTTGTGGGGACACTGTAAGCATTCTATCATCAGTCTTAAGAGTACTTACTCATGAGGCAATTTGTCACCTAGACAGCAGATTAGCAGTTTAATGTGCTCACCTTTCCCTTCATGCATGTCCCTACCATTGTCCTTTAATATGACCAAGAAAATTCTTCCATTTACATCCAATGTTACCAATTAGCCAGTTATGAGGTGGCTAGTACTATCACTTTGAGGGGATGAATATGTGATGATGCACAATTAAAGCTGAATTTAAAACAATGAAGTTCAATATTGTGAAAGAACAACATTTGATGAAAACTACGCAGGGATCAGAACTACCGTGTGCAATAAAATATCaatcaaaatgaaagagaggCTAAGGGATAGAATATATTGCACACGACAGTTATAGTGGCAACagttatagtagttcggcttataGTAAGCTAACATTCACTCTTTCATTCCAatagcctattggctggatttcaatggagaatcaattagagattACAAAGTCTGATTACTCTCCAGAATGTGTGATCGTATCTTCTAATCTCACATAGTCACTCTAAACGACAGCCTCTCAGAGATTACAATTTCAACTCAGAGAGACAAGTATGAAAATGTCGAGGCTCTCTTTGAACTTTAGAATTATAGACTTCaaatgttgttttcttttagCACCATGATCTCCTTTTATACTCTTCAATCTCCAAGCTGATCGTTGGACTGAGGATCATTCATCCAATCCACCCTTTGGACCTATATGATATGAGAAGATCTGATTGCTACTTGAATCACAAGATTAGAATCTTCTTATGATTCCATTGCCCATACAACAGACGttgggtttccata
The sequence above is drawn from the Eucalyptus grandis isolate ANBG69807.140 chromosome 11, ASM1654582v1, whole genome shotgun sequence genome and encodes:
- the LOC104445659 gene encoding G-type lectin S-receptor-like serine/threonine-protein kinase At1g61370 — its product is MTTVEKDVFWQMKHMKLPDSADYLSKIADAEGCRSWCLGNCSCLAFSYVDAVGCLAWCKNLIDTQQFSREGKDLFIRLVDVDKGVPTKTKLIISLSTISGIMLFGAGISVCGLFKWRGKFRKMTIPRVLNSKATANRSEELLRETAWKGQMKQGDASELMVYDLDSILLATNNFNMKNKLGQGGFGPVYKGKLNDGKDIAMKRLSSSSGQGIAEFKNEILLISKLQHRNLVRLVAYCTEGEEKILVYEYLPNRSLDAFLFDSKEKAKLSWGIRFHIIQGIARGLLYLHRDSCLRVIHRDLKVSNILLDEKMNPKISDFGLARMFEGTQVFVNTHKVVGTLGYMSPEYAMGGIFSEKSDVYSFGVLILELISSKKNTSLDYHGQHLNLLTYVWHLWCEGRGLALMDEAIADAFSLSEVMRCIQLGLLCVQEHATDRPDMSAVVLMLSGQSDLPQPKQPAFTFQLSTTHEVQSKEEYIQSRNTITITMAEGR